A DNA window from Nitrospira sp. contains the following coding sequences:
- a CDS encoding Histidine kinase domain-containing protein (MaGe:77310751) has product MDTVTSDRPLLPQIAGVPTPGAGSTSAPSPPQPAKRTLVIRFRELTIEHRILAGFSLVFIGILIIGAVSYRNTTILIENSRLDTKSHDLLQLLTNVDEAMDEAENNHRRYLVTGEVVYLKSFRSLTEQKPTYLKYLKELVAGLPLQENRVATLQRLIEQQINAETGAIAKRDKGGFEAVRRIALEGAAKREITAIHRIIGEMEVDERQSVRRRFSESTLSTTNTIALLALGALLQLVLLASVYYLIRHDITARRKVASELHLRGELLEAANKELEAFSYSVSHDLRAPLRHIDGYASLLSKSVGNSLNDKAARYLQTISDSAKQMGQLIDDLLVFSRMGRQEMLHTTVNLDQLIKTILYDLRLDLQGREISWTIDTLPEVPGDPAMLRQVFVNLISNALKFTSTRPIAKIAIGLEKKSAREITVFVRDNGVGFDMQYLGKLFGVFQRLHRADEFEGTGIGLANVRRIVHRHGGRVWAEGIPDQGATLFVTLPTRRPRT; this is encoded by the coding sequence ATGGACACAGTGACGAGCGATCGACCACTGCTGCCTCAGATCGCTGGAGTTCCTACCCCAGGAGCAGGCTCCACTTCGGCTCCTAGCCCGCCGCAGCCGGCTAAGCGGACCCTGGTTATACGGTTTCGCGAACTGACTATTGAACACCGGATTCTGGCAGGATTCAGTCTGGTTTTTATCGGCATTCTTATTATCGGAGCCGTGTCCTACCGTAATACCACCATCTTGATCGAAAACAGCCGGCTGGATACAAAGAGCCACGACCTTCTCCAGCTACTGACGAACGTAGATGAGGCGATGGATGAGGCTGAAAACAATCATCGCCGCTATCTCGTCACCGGAGAAGTCGTCTATCTGAAGAGCTTCCGGTCTCTCACGGAACAGAAACCAACTTACCTGAAGTATCTGAAAGAGCTCGTCGCAGGGCTTCCACTGCAAGAGAATCGAGTCGCCACCCTTCAGAGACTGATCGAACAGCAGATCAATGCGGAAACGGGCGCGATCGCCAAGCGAGATAAGGGGGGCTTCGAAGCCGTCCGACGGATCGCGCTCGAAGGCGCCGCCAAACGAGAGATCACAGCTATTCACCGGATCATCGGAGAAATGGAAGTCGACGAACGGCAGAGCGTGCGCCGCCGTTTCAGCGAATCGACACTCAGCACGACCAATACCATTGCGCTCTTGGCCTTAGGCGCGTTGCTTCAACTGGTGCTCCTCGCCTCCGTTTATTACCTCATCAGACACGATATTACCGCCCGTCGCAAAGTTGCATCGGAACTCCACCTCCGCGGAGAACTCCTCGAAGCGGCCAACAAGGAGCTCGAGGCCTTCAGCTATTCCGTCTCACACGACCTCCGCGCGCCGCTGCGGCACATCGATGGATATGCCTCGCTTCTCAGCAAGTCTGTCGGCAACAGCCTGAATGACAAGGCCGCGCGCTACCTCCAAACGATTTCAGACTCAGCCAAGCAGATGGGACAATTGATCGACGACCTCCTCGTCTTTTCCCGCATGGGGCGTCAAGAAATGCTCCATACAACGGTCAATCTCGATCAGCTCATCAAGACGATCCTTTACGATTTACGTCTTGACTTGCAAGGACGGGAAATATCCTGGACAATCGACACACTGCCGGAAGTACCGGGCGATCCCGCCATGCTTCGACAGGTGTTTGTGAACCTGATTTCTAACGCGCTCAAGTTCACCAGCACGCGGCCCATCGCCAAGATCGCCATCGGACTTGAGAAAAAGAGCGCGAGAGAGATCACCGTATTCGTCCGCGACAATGGAGTAGGATTCGATATGCAATACCTCGGCAAGCTGTTCGGAGTCTTCCAGCGGCTGCACCGGGCAGATGAATTTGAAGGAACGGGAATCGGCCTTGCCAATGTGCGCCGCATCGTCCATCGCCACGGAGGGCGAGTGTGGGCTGAGGGAATCCCCGACCAAGGCGCGACGCTTTTTGTCACGCTCCCAACCAGGAGGCCTCGCACATGA
- a CDS encoding Two-component system response regulator (MaGe:77310752), whose amino-acid sequence MTAAKPILLAEDNPRDAELALAAMEEEHISDKVVLCHDGAEVLDYLYCRGQFKSRLKGNPAVVFLDLKMPKINGLEVLRTIKSDISLRPIPVVMLTSSREEKDLAESYALGANAYVVKPVEFHQFLTAVKELGTFWGVINEPPPEGTASTN is encoded by the coding sequence ATGACAGCCGCAAAGCCCATCTTACTGGCCGAAGACAATCCCCGGGATGCAGAACTCGCACTCGCGGCCATGGAAGAAGAGCATATCTCTGACAAGGTCGTGCTGTGCCACGACGGCGCAGAGGTGCTGGATTATCTCTATTGCCGCGGGCAATTCAAATCCCGCCTCAAAGGCAATCCTGCCGTGGTCTTTCTGGACCTGAAAATGCCCAAGATCAACGGACTCGAAGTCCTCCGCACCATCAAATCCGACATCAGCCTGCGTCCGATTCCCGTCGTCATGCTGACCTCTTCGAGGGAGGAAAAGGACCTGGCGGAAAGCTATGCTCTGGGCGCAAATGCCTACGTGGTGAAACCCGTCGAGTTTCACCAATTTCTCACAGCCGTGAAGGAATTAGGCACGTTCTGGGGTGTGATCAATGAGCCGCCCCCCGAAGGGACGGCATCCACTAACTAA